The Blastococcus sp. HT6-4 genome window below encodes:
- a CDS encoding ABC transporter substrate-binding protein — translation MQETLDRYADRLPEWARGVPRRRVLAAIAIVVIVVVLGVSSLGGDGGRADVPVLADGPDVAVEGIRSPSDQAGGTLRVVAPEIDSLDPQRSYLPGVWNLMRLYARTLVTYSSEPGATGELVPDLATDLGTVSEDGLSWTFTLREGVRFENGRPITAQDVKYGIQRSFASDVIVGGPTYVVDLLDDPGNPYPGPYSKEEDDPDLTAIETPDERTIVFRLRSPRAELPYVLALPSSSPVPVEADTRADYGRDPVSSGPYAITTVDPVTGILLERNPQWDPATDDVRTALPDSVVVRTGLSGLARDQALLAGSADLDISGTGVQPATTARLSGDDDPLLARVDDVTTGAVRLLALPTDVAPLDDADCRAAVAAAIDRRAVQAALGGAVDAVRSSRLWPRALDGGPAETEAGPDLDAARAALGRCGQPDGFTTRLAVPDTRSSVQLAEEVAAQLGEVDIDVEIRPLDPATFYATDVGNPDSVRDNGYGIVLATRTADFPTPGSFLVPLVDGRSIARVGNTNYARLADPAIDALVDQAPAGGDDGWAAVAAAAQATGAYVPLAETRIQLLAGQRLRNGVVMRPYSGYDVATAGVS, via the coding sequence GTGCAGGAGACGCTGGATCGGTACGCCGACCGGTTGCCCGAGTGGGCCCGGGGCGTGCCGCGACGGCGGGTCCTGGCGGCGATCGCGATCGTGGTGATCGTCGTGGTGCTCGGGGTCAGCTCTCTGGGGGGCGACGGCGGCAGGGCCGACGTCCCGGTGCTGGCCGACGGCCCGGACGTGGCCGTGGAGGGCATCCGATCGCCGTCGGACCAGGCCGGTGGCACGCTGCGCGTCGTCGCACCCGAGATCGACAGCCTCGACCCGCAGCGCTCCTACCTGCCGGGCGTGTGGAACCTGATGCGGCTCTACGCCCGCACGCTGGTCACCTACTCGAGCGAGCCCGGGGCGACCGGGGAGCTGGTCCCCGACCTGGCCACCGACCTCGGCACCGTCTCCGAGGACGGGCTCAGCTGGACCTTCACCCTCCGCGAGGGCGTCCGCTTCGAGAACGGGCGGCCGATCACGGCGCAGGACGTCAAATACGGCATCCAGCGCTCGTTCGCGTCGGACGTGATCGTCGGCGGCCCCACCTACGTCGTCGATCTGCTCGACGACCCGGGCAACCCCTACCCGGGGCCGTACTCCAAGGAGGAGGACGACCCGGATCTGACCGCGATCGAGACGCCGGACGAGCGGACGATCGTCTTCCGGCTGCGCTCCCCCCGCGCGGAGCTGCCGTACGTGCTCGCGTTGCCGTCGAGCAGCCCGGTCCCGGTGGAGGCCGACACCCGTGCGGACTACGGGCGCGACCCGGTGTCGTCCGGCCCCTACGCGATCACCACCGTCGACCCGGTGACCGGCATCCTGCTCGAGCGCAACCCGCAGTGGGACCCGGCCACCGACGACGTCCGCACCGCCCTGCCCGACAGCGTCGTGGTGCGCACCGGGCTGTCCGGGCTGGCCCGCGACCAGGCGCTGCTGGCCGGCTCCGCCGACCTCGACATCTCCGGCACCGGGGTCCAGCCCGCGACCACGGCCCGGCTCTCCGGCGATGACGACCCGCTGCTGGCCCGGGTCGACGACGTGACCACCGGCGCGGTGCGGCTGCTGGCGCTGCCGACCGACGTCGCCCCCCTGGACGACGCCGACTGCCGCGCCGCGGTGGCCGCGGCGATCGACCGCCGAGCGGTGCAGGCGGCGCTGGGTGGGGCGGTCGACGCGGTGCGCAGCTCGCGGCTCTGGCCGCGCGCGCTCGACGGGGGCCCCGCCGAGACCGAGGCCGGGCCGGACCTGGACGCGGCCCGGGCCGCCCTGGGGCGCTGCGGGCAGCCGGACGGGTTCACGACCCGGCTGGCCGTCCCCGACACCAGGAGCAGCGTCCAGCTGGCCGAGGAGGTCGCCGCCCAGCTGGGCGAGGTGGACATCGACGTGGAGATCCGACCGCTGGACCCGGCCACCTTCTACGCCACGGACGTCGGCAACCCCGACAGCGTGCGGGACAACGGGTACGGCATCGTGCTCGCGACCCGGACCGCGGACTTCCCGACGCCCGGGTCGTTCCTCGTCCCCCTGGTCGACGGACGCAGCATCGCCCGGGTCGGCAACACCAACTACGCGCGGCTCGCCGACCCCGCGATCGACGCGCTCGTGGACCAGGCGCCGGCCGGCGGGGACGACGGCTGGGCCGCCGTCGCCGCGGCGGCGCAGGCGACCGGGGCCTACGTGCCGCTGGCGGAGACCCGCATCCAGCTCCTCGCCGGACAGCGGCTGCGTAACGGTGTGGTGATGCGGCCCTACAGCGGGTACGACGTCGCCACGGCCGGCGTCAGCTAG
- a CDS encoding RNA polymerase-binding protein RbpA, with amino-acid sequence MAGGNAIRGSRIGAGPTGEVERGEAVPRRRIPFWCANGHETRVVMASDADVPEFWDCPRCGLPAGQDREAPPAAPRIEPYKTHLAYVRERRSDADGDALLAEALERLRVRRGG; translated from the coding sequence GTGGCTGGTGGGAACGCGATCCGGGGCAGCCGGATCGGCGCGGGTCCGACGGGCGAGGTCGAACGCGGCGAGGCCGTGCCACGCCGGCGCATCCCGTTCTGGTGCGCCAACGGGCACGAGACCCGAGTGGTGATGGCGAGCGACGCCGACGTCCCCGAGTTCTGGGACTGCCCCCGGTGCGGGCTGCCGGCCGGTCAGGACCGCGAGGCCCCGCCAGCGGCGCCGCGGATCGAGCCGTACAAGACCCACCTCGCCTACGTGCGCGAACGGCGCAGCGACGCCGACGGGGACGCGCTCCTGGCCGAGGCCCTCGAGCGGCTCCGGGTCCGCCGCGGCGGCTGA
- the tal gene encoding transaldolase, which produces MAQNENLAELSSAGVAVWLDDLSRDRIRSGNLQSLVDEHSVVGVTTNPTIFAAAISGSDSYDDQLHALAVRKVSVEEALRTITAADVRDACDLLRPVADRQPGDGRVSLEVAPGLAHDTDATAAEAGHLWWLVDRPNLYIKIPATEAGLPAITETIANGISVNVTLIFSLERYRAVMEAYLAGLEKRVAAGGSLEGIASVASFFVSRVDSEIDKRLDAAGADVSLKGKAGIANAQLAYQAYEEVFSSDRWQALEAKGAARQRPLWASTGVKNPDYSDTMYISELIAPGTVNTMPEKTMMAYADHGRPGTPVQKAYDDAAAVMQSVRDAGVDLDDVFRALEEEGVQKFVDSWDELTASVRSELEDKK; this is translated from the coding sequence ATGGCACAGAACGAGAACCTGGCCGAGCTGTCGTCAGCGGGGGTCGCCGTCTGGCTCGACGACCTCTCGCGTGACCGCATCCGCAGCGGCAACCTCCAGTCGCTGGTCGACGAGCACTCCGTCGTCGGCGTGACCACGAACCCGACCATCTTCGCCGCGGCGATCAGCGGGTCGGACTCCTACGACGACCAGCTGCACGCCCTCGCCGTCCGCAAGGTGAGCGTCGAGGAGGCGCTGCGGACCATCACCGCCGCCGACGTCCGGGACGCCTGCGACCTGCTGCGCCCGGTCGCCGACCGGCAGCCGGGCGACGGCCGGGTGTCCCTCGAGGTGGCCCCCGGCCTGGCCCACGACACCGACGCCACGGCCGCCGAGGCCGGGCACCTGTGGTGGCTGGTCGACCGGCCCAACCTGTACATCAAGATCCCGGCGACGGAGGCGGGCCTGCCCGCGATCACCGAGACGATCGCCAACGGCATCAGCGTCAACGTCACCCTGATCTTCAGCCTCGAGCGCTACCGCGCGGTCATGGAGGCGTACCTCGCCGGCCTCGAGAAGCGGGTCGCCGCGGGCGGCTCGCTGGAGGGCATCGCGTCGGTGGCGTCCTTCTTCGTGTCCCGGGTGGACAGCGAGATCGACAAGCGGCTCGACGCGGCCGGCGCCGACGTCTCGCTGAAGGGCAAGGCCGGCATCGCCAACGCGCAGCTCGCCTACCAGGCGTACGAGGAGGTCTTCTCGTCCGACCGCTGGCAGGCACTGGAGGCGAAGGGCGCGGCGCGGCAGCGGCCGCTGTGGGCCTCGACCGGGGTGAAGAACCCCGACTACTCCGACACGATGTACATCAGCGAGCTCATCGCGCCGGGCACGGTCAACACCATGCCGGAGAAGACGATGATGGCCTACGCCGACCACGGCCGGCCGGGCACGCCGGTGCAGAAGGCCTACGACGACGCCGCCGCCGTGATGCAGTCGGTGCGCGACGCCGGGGTCGACCTCGACGACGTCTTCCGGGCCCTCGAGGAGGAGGGTGTGCAGAAGTTCGTCGACTCCTGGGACGAGCTGACCGCGTCGGTGCGGAGCGAGCTCGAGGACAAGAAGTGA
- a CDS encoding phosphoglycerate kinase encodes MRSLDDLLAEGVSGRRVLLRADLNVPLDKQTRAITDDGRIRASLPTLQALRDAGARVIVAAHLGRPKGTPDPQFSLAPVAARLGELLGTAVPLAADVAGDDARAKAGALGDGDVLLLENVRFEAAETSKDDAERGELADRFAALADVYVDDAFGAVHRRHASVFDVAERLPHVAGRLVAQELDVLTRLTTDPDRPYVVVLGGSKVSDKLAVIEALLPKVDRLLVGGGMCFTFLAAQGHGVGNSLLEADQVDTCRRLLADAGDRIVLPVDVVCAPEFSADAETTVVRVEEIPDGQMGLDVGPRTVELFGTTLGDARTVFWNGPMGVFELAPFQAGTRGVAQAVAAVDGLSVVGGGDSAAAVRVLGLDEAAFGHISTGGGASLEYLEGRELPGLEVLTARAGE; translated from the coding sequence ATGCGCTCGCTCGACGACCTCCTCGCCGAAGGCGTCTCGGGTCGGCGCGTGCTCCTGCGCGCCGACCTGAACGTCCCGCTCGACAAGCAGACCCGCGCGATCACGGACGACGGCCGGATCCGGGCCAGCCTGCCGACCCTGCAGGCGCTCCGCGACGCCGGCGCCCGGGTGATCGTGGCCGCGCACCTCGGCCGGCCCAAGGGCACGCCGGACCCGCAGTTCTCCCTCGCGCCGGTGGCGGCGCGGCTGGGCGAGCTGCTGGGCACGGCGGTGCCGCTGGCCGCCGACGTCGCCGGTGACGACGCGCGCGCCAAGGCCGGGGCCCTCGGCGACGGCGACGTCCTCCTCCTGGAGAACGTCCGCTTCGAGGCCGCCGAGACCAGCAAGGACGACGCCGAGCGCGGGGAGCTGGCCGACCGGTTCGCCGCGCTCGCCGACGTCTACGTCGACGACGCGTTCGGTGCGGTGCACCGCAGGCACGCCTCCGTGTTCGACGTGGCGGAGCGGCTGCCGCACGTCGCCGGGCGGCTGGTCGCCCAGGAGCTCGACGTCCTGACCCGGCTGACCACCGACCCCGACCGCCCCTACGTGGTCGTGCTCGGCGGCTCCAAGGTCAGCGACAAGCTCGCGGTGATCGAGGCGCTGCTGCCCAAGGTCGACCGGCTGCTGGTCGGCGGCGGGATGTGCTTCACCTTCCTCGCGGCCCAGGGCCACGGGGTGGGCAACTCGCTGCTCGAGGCCGACCAGGTCGACACCTGCCGGCGGCTGCTCGCCGATGCGGGCGACCGCATCGTGCTGCCGGTCGACGTCGTCTGCGCACCCGAGTTCAGCGCCGACGCCGAGACGACCGTCGTGCGGGTGGAGGAGATCCCGGACGGCCAGATGGGGCTCGACGTCGGCCCCCGCACCGTGGAGCTGTTCGGCACCACGCTCGGCGACGCACGCACCGTCTTCTGGAACGGGCCGATGGGCGTGTTCGAGCTGGCGCCCTTCCAGGCGGGTACCCGGGGCGTGGCCCAGGCGGTCGCCGCCGTCGACGGGCTGTCGGTGGTCGGCGGTGGTGACTCGGCGGCCGCGGTGCGCGTGCTGGGGCTCGACGAGGCCGCCTTCGGCCACATCAGCACCGGCGGCGGCGCGTCGCTGGAGTACCTCGAGGGCCGCGAGCTCCCGGGCCTCGAGGTGCTGACCGCCCGAGCGGGGGAGTGA
- a CDS encoding glucose-6-phosphate isomerase, producing the protein MSLSVSTRGVELPEPVLAQLRQDDVAARLIRKDATLWGPDAESDAAVRLGWLDLPATSRSLVVQLAELRAELAAEGLDRVVLCGMGGSSLAPEVICRTAGVPLVVLDSTDPGQIAAALTDLERTVVVVSSKSGGTVETESQRRVFVASFAEAGLDEKEIGRRFVVVTDPGSPLAEIAAAMGARAIFLADPTVGGRYSALSAFGLVPSALAGADVAALVDEAEALAEGLADPGNAAMALGVALGCAFRTGRDKVALADTADTPIQGFGDWAEQLIAESTGKEGRGILPVVVGSPATPGAAAADVLLAVVGAQAPEQAPSVGVTGPLGAQFLAWEYAVAVAGRILGINPFDQPNVTESKENTRTILSAGFTDEPPVATVGAVEIRGTAAVLTDVDVSLHDGLSLVLDALLASVPPRGYLAVMAYLDRIRDAAAADVREALARRTEHPVTFGWGPRYLHSTGQYHKGGPQVGAFLQLTGVVTDDLLVPDQPYSFGTLQAAQAAGDRKALADRARPLLHLHLTDRRAGIRQLLEALC; encoded by the coding sequence GTGAGCCTCTCGGTCAGCACCCGGGGGGTGGAGCTCCCCGAACCGGTGCTGGCCCAGCTGCGGCAGGACGACGTCGCTGCGCGGCTGATCCGCAAGGACGCCACCCTGTGGGGCCCGGACGCCGAGAGCGACGCCGCGGTCCGGCTGGGCTGGCTGGACCTGCCGGCGACCTCCCGCTCCCTGGTGGTCCAGCTGGCCGAGCTGCGCGCCGAGCTCGCCGCCGAGGGGCTGGACCGGGTCGTCCTCTGCGGGATGGGCGGGTCGTCGCTGGCCCCCGAGGTGATCTGCCGGACCGCGGGGGTGCCGCTGGTCGTGCTGGACTCCACCGACCCCGGCCAGATCGCCGCCGCGCTGACCGATCTCGAGCGCACCGTCGTGGTGGTCAGCTCGAAGTCCGGCGGCACGGTGGAGACCGAGAGCCAGCGCCGGGTGTTCGTCGCCTCGTTCGCCGAGGCGGGGCTGGACGAGAAGGAGATCGGCAGGCGGTTCGTCGTCGTCACCGACCCCGGGTCGCCGCTGGCCGAGATCGCCGCCGCCATGGGCGCGCGGGCGATCTTCCTCGCCGATCCCACGGTGGGCGGCCGCTACAGCGCCCTCTCGGCGTTCGGACTGGTTCCCTCGGCGCTGGCCGGCGCGGACGTCGCCGCGCTCGTCGACGAGGCGGAGGCGCTGGCCGAGGGGCTGGCCGATCCCGGCAACGCCGCCATGGCGCTCGGGGTGGCCCTGGGCTGCGCCTTCCGCACCGGACGCGACAAGGTCGCCCTCGCCGACACGGCCGACACCCCGATCCAGGGGTTCGGCGACTGGGCCGAGCAGCTGATCGCGGAGTCCACCGGCAAGGAAGGCCGCGGCATCCTGCCGGTCGTCGTCGGGTCGCCGGCGACGCCCGGCGCGGCCGCGGCCGACGTCCTGCTGGCCGTCGTGGGTGCGCAGGCGCCCGAGCAGGCCCCCTCGGTCGGGGTGACGGGGCCGCTGGGAGCGCAGTTCCTGGCCTGGGAGTACGCCGTCGCCGTGGCCGGGCGGATCCTCGGGATCAACCCGTTCGACCAGCCGAACGTGACCGAGAGCAAGGAGAACACCAGGACGATCCTGTCCGCCGGGTTCACCGACGAGCCGCCGGTGGCGACGGTGGGTGCCGTGGAGATCCGTGGCACCGCGGCCGTGCTCACCGACGTCGACGTCTCCCTGCACGACGGGCTGTCGCTGGTCCTCGACGCGCTGCTGGCCTCCGTCCCGCCCCGCGGGTACCTCGCCGTCATGGCATACCTCGACCGGATCCGGGACGCCGCGGCCGCGGACGTGCGCGAGGCGCTGGCCCGGCGCACCGAGCACCCGGTGACGTTCGGCTGGGGCCCGCGCTACCTGCACTCCACCGGGCAGTACCACAAGGGCGGCCCCCAGGTGGGCGCCTTCCTGCAGCTCACCGGGGTGGTCACCGATGATCTCCTCGTCCCGGACCAGCCCTACTCGTTCGGCACCCTGCAGGCGGCGCAGGCGGCCGGCGACCGGAAGGCCCTCGCCGACCGCGCCCGCCCGCTGCTGCACCTGCACCTGACCGACCGGCGGGCCGGCATCCGTCAGCTCCTCGAGGCCCTCTGCTGA
- the pgl gene encoding 6-phosphogluconolactonase → MSLSPGDRVSAELTGSGRPAADVVIEPDAERLARAVAEAVVARLAAAQAVHGSASLVVTGGGMGIAVLERIAGLAAEPVRETVDWTAVDIWWGDERFVPADDDERNEKQARAALLDVVGVPAERVHAMPPSDGPFAEPEDAAAWYAGQLADAAPEGRMLPRFDVLLLGMGPEGHVASIFPASPAVRDDRPVVAVRDCPKPPPTRVSLGLPAINNAEEVWLLVAGGGKAPAVAQSLGGADPADLPAAGVHGRRATRWLLDAEAAAELPSGG, encoded by the coding sequence GTGAGCCTCTCCCCCGGCGACCGCGTGTCCGCCGAGCTCACCGGATCCGGGCGCCCCGCTGCGGACGTCGTCATCGAACCCGACGCCGAGCGACTCGCCCGCGCGGTGGCCGAGGCGGTGGTCGCGCGGCTCGCCGCCGCCCAGGCGGTGCACGGAAGCGCGTCGCTGGTGGTCACCGGGGGCGGGATGGGGATCGCCGTCCTCGAACGGATCGCCGGGCTCGCCGCGGAGCCGGTCCGGGAGACGGTCGACTGGACGGCGGTCGACATCTGGTGGGGCGACGAGCGGTTCGTCCCGGCGGACGACGACGAGCGCAACGAGAAGCAGGCCCGCGCCGCGCTGCTCGACGTCGTCGGCGTGCCGGCCGAGCGGGTGCACGCCATGCCGCCCTCCGACGGGCCGTTCGCGGAGCCCGAGGACGCCGCGGCCTGGTACGCCGGGCAGCTCGCCGACGCGGCACCCGAGGGACGGATGCTGCCCCGCTTCGACGTGCTGCTCCTGGGCATGGGCCCGGAGGGTCACGTGGCCTCGATCTTCCCCGCGTCGCCGGCCGTGCGGGACGACCGCCCCGTGGTGGCGGTGCGCGACTGCCCCAAGCCGCCGCCCACGCGGGTGAGCCTGGGGCTCCCGGCCATCAACAACGCCGAGGAGGTGTGGCTGCTGGTCGCCGGCGGGGGCAAGGCGCCGGCCGTCGCGCAGTCGCTCGGTGGCGCCGATCCCGCGGATCTCCCGGCGGCCGGCGTGCACGGCCGCCGCGCCACCCGATGGCTGCTCGACGCCGAGGCGGCCGCCGAACTCCCCAGCGGCGGCTAG
- the tpiA gene encoding triose-phosphate isomerase translates to MARTDRTTPSRDGRRPLIAGNWKLHMTHLEAIGLVQKVVFSLKEKELDTAEVVVLPPFTALRSVQTLVAGDKLAIGYGAQDLSAHDSGAYTGEVSGGMLSALACGYVVVGHSERRALHAEDDAVVGSKVQAALRHGIVPIVCVGEGLEVRRAAAHVAHCTGQLDAALDGLTAEQVAGVVIAYEPVWAIGTGEVATPDDAQEVCGALRARLAERFGSDSAATVRILYGGSVKAANTAGILAGPDVDGALVGGASLDADEFAQICRIAAGGS, encoded by the coding sequence ATGGCACGGACCGACCGCACCACCCCGTCCCGGGACGGGCGCCGGCCGCTGATCGCGGGTAACTGGAAGCTGCACATGACCCACCTGGAGGCCATCGGCCTGGTCCAGAAGGTCGTGTTCTCCCTCAAGGAGAAGGAGCTCGACACCGCCGAGGTCGTCGTGCTCCCGCCGTTCACCGCGCTGCGCAGCGTGCAGACCCTCGTCGCCGGGGACAAGCTGGCGATCGGGTACGGCGCGCAGGACCTCTCCGCCCACGACTCCGGCGCCTACACCGGCGAGGTCAGCGGCGGGATGCTCAGCGCCCTGGCCTGTGGCTACGTCGTGGTCGGGCACTCGGAGCGCCGGGCGCTGCACGCCGAGGACGACGCCGTGGTCGGCAGCAAGGTGCAGGCGGCGCTGCGGCACGGCATCGTGCCGATCGTCTGCGTGGGGGAGGGGCTGGAGGTCCGCCGGGCCGCCGCCCACGTCGCGCACTGCACCGGCCAGCTGGACGCTGCGCTCGACGGACTCACCGCCGAGCAGGTCGCGGGCGTGGTGATCGCCTACGAGCCGGTCTGGGCGATCGGGACCGGGGAGGTCGCCACCCCCGATGATGCCCAGGAGGTCTGCGGGGCGCTCCGGGCACGGCTCGCCGAGCGGTTCGGGAGTGACAGCGCGGCCACGGTACGTATCCTCTACGGCGGGTCGGTGAAGGCCGCGAACACGGCCGGGATCCTGGCCGGGCCGGACGTCGACGGTGCGCTCGTCGGTGGTGCCAGCCTGGACGCCGACGAGTTCGCGCAGATCTGTCGGATCGCCGCCGGCGGTAGCTGA
- the secG gene encoding preprotein translocase subunit SecG has product MELVLNVLLVLSSLILIVLILLHRGKGGGLSSMFGGAVSSSLSGSSVVEKNLNRLTVLTAAVWSVCIVALGILLKAG; this is encoded by the coding sequence ATGGAGCTGGTGCTCAACGTGCTGCTGGTCCTCAGCAGCCTGATCCTCATCGTGCTCATCCTGCTGCACCGCGGCAAGGGTGGCGGGCTGTCGTCGATGTTCGGCGGCGCGGTGTCCTCCTCGCTGTCGGGGTCGTCGGTGGTCGAGAAGAACCTGAACCGTCTGACCGTGCTGACCGCCGCCGTCTGGTCGGTGTGCATCGTCGCCCTGGGCATCCTGCTCAAGGCCGGCTGA
- the zwf gene encoding glucose-6-phosphate dehydrogenase: MIPNPLRDPRDRRLPRVPEPCTLVVFGITGDLARKKLLPAVYDLANRGLLPTNFALLGFARRDWGDTEFAELARDAARQNARTPWREEVWEQLASTVRFVQGSFDDDNAFDELAANLAELEGSHGIGGNAAFYLSIPPSMFPVVLKQMQRTGMAENTEGRWRRVVVEKPFGNDLGSSRELNELVDSVFSAEDVFRIDHYLGKETVQNLMALRFANSLFEPIWNGHHVDSVQITMAEDVGIGGRAGFYEKTGAARDVLQNHLLQLLALTAMEEPVEFSAEEIRTEKLKVLRAISLPEDLETAAVRGQYQQGWLAGQRAKGYRQEEGVDPGSTTETYAAVRLGVETRRWAGVPFYLRTGKRLPRRVTEIALVFKRAPHLPFADTDTEELGNNQLVVRVQPDEGVTLKFGSKVPGSVMEVRDVSMDFLYGEQFTESSPEAYERLLLDVLLGDATLFPRNAEVEASWAVIDPLEEFWQGTEPYPYRAGEWGPRAADEMLAAEGRRWRRP, translated from the coding sequence ATGATTCCCAACCCGCTGCGCGATCCGCGGGACCGGCGGCTGCCCCGGGTGCCCGAGCCGTGCACCCTGGTGGTCTTCGGCATCACCGGCGACCTGGCGCGCAAGAAGCTCCTCCCTGCCGTCTACGACCTCGCCAACCGCGGCCTGCTGCCGACGAACTTCGCGCTGCTGGGCTTCGCCCGCCGCGACTGGGGAGACACGGAGTTCGCCGAGCTGGCCCGGGACGCGGCCCGCCAGAACGCCCGCACGCCCTGGCGCGAGGAGGTCTGGGAGCAGCTGGCGTCGACCGTCCGCTTCGTCCAGGGCTCCTTCGACGACGACAACGCCTTCGACGAGCTGGCCGCCAACCTGGCGGAGCTCGAGGGCAGCCACGGCATCGGCGGCAACGCGGCGTTCTACCTGTCGATCCCGCCCTCGATGTTCCCCGTCGTCCTGAAGCAGATGCAGCGCACCGGCATGGCCGAGAACACCGAGGGCCGGTGGCGGCGGGTCGTGGTGGAGAAGCCGTTCGGCAACGACCTCGGGTCCAGCCGCGAGCTCAACGAGCTGGTGGACTCGGTGTTCAGCGCCGAGGACGTCTTCCGCATCGACCACTACCTGGGCAAGGAGACCGTCCAGAACCTGATGGCGCTGCGGTTCGCGAACTCGCTGTTCGAGCCGATCTGGAACGGCCACCACGTCGACTCGGTGCAGATCACCATGGCCGAGGACGTCGGGATCGGCGGGCGGGCGGGCTTCTACGAGAAGACGGGTGCGGCGCGCGACGTGCTGCAGAACCACCTGCTGCAGCTGCTGGCGCTCACGGCCATGGAGGAGCCGGTCGAGTTCTCCGCCGAGGAGATCCGCACCGAGAAGCTGAAGGTGCTGCGGGCCATCTCGCTGCCCGAGGACCTGGAGACCGCCGCGGTGCGCGGTCAGTACCAGCAGGGCTGGCTGGCCGGGCAGCGGGCGAAGGGGTACCGGCAGGAGGAGGGCGTCGACCCCGGGTCGACCACCGAGACCTACGCCGCGGTCCGGCTCGGGGTCGAGACCCGTCGGTGGGCGGGTGTCCCGTTCTACCTGCGCACCGGCAAGCGGCTGCCCCGCCGGGTCACCGAGATCGCGCTGGTGTTCAAGCGCGCCCCGCACCTGCCCTTCGCCGACACGGACACCGAGGAGCTGGGCAACAACCAGCTGGTGGTCCGCGTGCAGCCCGACGAGGGGGTCACCCTCAAGTTCGGGTCGAAGGTGCCGGGCAGCGTCATGGAGGTCCGCGACGTCTCGATGGACTTCCTGTACGGCGAGCAGTTCACCGAGTCCAGCCCCGAGGCGTACGAACGGCTGCTGCTCGACGTCCTCCTCGGCGACGCCACCCTCTTCCCCCGCAACGCCGAGGTGGAGGCCTCCTGGGCGGTCATCGACCCGCTCGAGGAGTTCTGGCAGGGCACCGAGCCGTATCCCTACCGCGCCGGCGAGTGGGGGCCGCGGGCCGCCGACGAGATGCTGGCCGCCGAGGGCCGCCGGTGGCGGCGCCCGTGA
- a CDS encoding glucose-6-phosphate dehydrogenase assembly protein OpcA, translating into MTTLWDTTGSAVVKELAAQRRTGGAVLSGVALTLVVVADEGRVNEAEEAATHAAEMHPCRVLVVVRRQIDAPAPRLDAEVVIGGRLGPGEAVVLRMYGRLALHAESVVLPLLAADAPVVTWWHAQPPERLATDALAVFADRRITDSSLADDPPAALHVRAEDYAPGDTDLAWTRSTAWRTILASTLDSVSGRRGEPVRVRGGRIEGDPQNATTRLLAGWLTSRCGCPVDLAEGSRAPGPSGVEAVTLQLDQDEEVQVRADRRGGAVISQPYRPDSTVALPERVLGDLLSEELRRLDDDEPYSEALEATTGLRGLSDRPGVREHVWFDPANPDGTGRTATARPTAPTVPGDSEDADEVALAGSPDDAGRPAGQDGATS; encoded by the coding sequence GTGACGACACTGTGGGACACCACCGGATCGGCGGTGGTGAAGGAACTGGCCGCCCAGCGGCGCACCGGGGGCGCGGTCCTCTCCGGCGTCGCCCTCACCCTCGTCGTCGTCGCCGACGAGGGCCGGGTGAACGAGGCGGAGGAGGCGGCGACGCACGCCGCGGAGATGCACCCGTGCCGGGTGCTCGTCGTGGTGCGCCGGCAGATCGACGCCCCTGCCCCCCGGCTCGATGCCGAGGTCGTCATCGGCGGCCGCCTGGGCCCCGGCGAGGCGGTGGTGCTGCGCATGTACGGCCGCCTCGCGCTGCACGCCGAGTCGGTCGTGCTGCCGCTGCTGGCCGCCGACGCGCCCGTCGTCACCTGGTGGCACGCACAGCCGCCGGAGCGGCTGGCCACCGACGCGCTGGCCGTCTTCGCCGACCGCCGGATCACCGACAGCTCCCTGGCCGACGACCCGCCGGCCGCCCTGCACGTGCGGGCCGAGGACTACGCGCCCGGTGACACCGACCTCGCGTGGACCCGCAGCACCGCCTGGCGGACGATCCTCGCCTCGACGCTGGACTCGGTGTCCGGCCGCCGCGGCGAGCCCGTGCGGGTCCGTGGTGGCCGGATCGAGGGAGATCCGCAGAACGCCACCACCCGCCTGCTCGCCGGCTGGCTGACCTCCCGCTGCGGCTGCCCGGTGGACCTCGCGGAGGGCTCGCGCGCCCCCGGGCCCAGCGGCGTGGAGGCGGTCACCCTGCAGCTGGACCAGGACGAGGAGGTGCAGGTCCGGGCCGATCGCCGGGGCGGCGCGGTCATCTCCCAGCCGTACCGGCCGGACTCCACCGTCGCCCTGCCCGAGCGCGTCCTCGGTGACCTGCTCAGCGAGGAGCTGCGCCGGCTGGACGACGACGAGCCCTACAGCGAGGCGCTGGAGGCCACGACCGGGCTCCGTGGGCTCTCCGACCGCCCCGGCGTCCGCGAGCACGTGTGGTTCGACCCGGCCAACCCGGACGGCACCGGTCGCACGGCCACAGCCCGGCCGACCGCCCCCACCGTCCCGGGTGATTCCGAGGACGCCGACGAGGTCGCCCTCGCCGGCTCCCCCGACGACGCCGGCCGGCCCGCCGGTCAGGACGGAGCGACCTCGTGA